Proteins encoded within one genomic window of Brachybacterium avium:
- a CDS encoding xanthine dehydrogenase small subunit: MEPTQITVNGRPLTTAGAEPHTNLLTWLRDQGLTGAKEGCAEGECGACAVLVARPDGEGGSRWTSLNSCLPPALAFADQEIVTAEGLGGAPGIGEDAELHPVQREMAERGGSQCGFCTPGFVCSMAAEYYRPERLADAEEATGEPADEPGDHDHECGANGFDLHALSGNLCRCTGYRPIRDAAYALGDPAQDDPLARRREHSAPGAPAVSVTSGGAEFHRPADLPELLRRVASAPEATLVAGATDVGVETNILHRRPPLQLAIDHLSELRTLIQTPEHLEIGAALTLSEIERDLDGRVPLLAQLFPQFASRLIRNSATLGGNIGTGSPIGDSAPALLALDARIVLASVDGEREVPISEYFTGYRQTVRAPHEIIRALRIPLPVLPATTFLKIAKRRFDDISSVAVAIALQVEDGRVHRARIGLGGVAATPLRGEAAEEVLTGAPWTAPTVREAAAVLAATGTPMDDHRASSRYRRAMLEQSLLRFYARSRPTAQTEVPR, from the coding sequence ATGGAGCCCACACAGATCACCGTCAACGGACGACCCCTGACCACTGCGGGGGCCGAGCCGCACACCAACCTGCTGACCTGGCTGCGTGACCAGGGGCTGACCGGAGCCAAGGAGGGCTGCGCGGAAGGGGAGTGCGGTGCCTGCGCCGTGCTCGTCGCCCGCCCCGACGGCGAGGGCGGCTCCCGCTGGACGTCGCTGAACTCCTGCCTGCCGCCGGCGCTCGCCTTCGCCGACCAGGAGATCGTCACCGCCGAGGGCCTCGGCGGCGCCCCCGGGATCGGCGAGGACGCCGAGCTGCACCCCGTCCAGCGCGAGATGGCCGAGCGCGGCGGCTCCCAGTGCGGCTTCTGCACCCCCGGCTTCGTGTGCTCGATGGCCGCGGAGTACTACCGTCCCGAGCGCCTCGCCGACGCGGAGGAGGCGACCGGCGAGCCGGCCGACGAGCCCGGGGATCACGACCACGAGTGCGGCGCCAACGGCTTCGACCTCCACGCCCTCAGCGGCAACCTCTGCCGCTGCACGGGCTACCGGCCGATCCGCGACGCCGCCTACGCCCTCGGCGACCCCGCGCAGGATGATCCCCTGGCCCGGCGCCGCGAGCATTCCGCCCCCGGGGCTCCGGCGGTGAGCGTCACCAGCGGCGGGGCCGAGTTCCACCGCCCGGCGGACCTCCCCGAGCTGCTGCGGCGCGTCGCCTCCGCGCCAGAGGCGACGCTCGTCGCGGGCGCGACCGACGTCGGGGTGGAGACCAACATCCTGCACCGGCGGCCCCCGCTGCAGCTGGCGATCGACCACCTGAGCGAGCTGCGCACCCTGATCCAGACCCCGGAGCACCTCGAGATCGGCGCCGCGCTGACCCTCTCCGAGATCGAGCGCGACCTCGACGGCCGCGTCCCGCTGCTGGCCCAGCTCTTCCCCCAGTTCGCCTCGCGGCTGATCCGCAACAGCGCCACCCTGGGCGGCAACATCGGCACCGGCTCCCCGATCGGGGACTCCGCCCCGGCGCTGCTGGCCCTGGACGCCCGGATCGTCCTCGCCTCCGTCGACGGTGAACGGGAGGTGCCGATCAGCGAGTACTTCACCGGCTATCGGCAGACCGTCCGCGCCCCGCACGAGATCATCCGGGCGCTGCGCATCCCCCTGCCGGTGCTGCCGGCCACCACCTTCCTGAAGATCGCCAAGCGGCGCTTCGATGACATCTCCTCCGTCGCCGTCGCGATCGCGCTGCAGGTCGAGGACGGCCGGGTCCACCGGGCCCGGATCGGGCTCGGCGGCGTGGCCGCCACCCCGCTGCGCGGCGAGGCGGCCGAGGAGGTCCTGACCGGAGCCCCGTGGACCGCACCCACCGTCCGTGAGGCGGCCGCGGTGCTCGCCGCCACCGGCACCCCGATGGATGACCACCGAGCCAGCTCCCGCTACCGCCGGGCGATGCTCGAACAGTCCCTGCTGCGCTTCTATGCCCGCAGCCGACCGACCGCACAGACGGAGGTTCCGCGATGA